One part of the Corynebacterium aurimucosum ATCC 700975 genome encodes these proteins:
- a CDS encoding phytoene/squalene synthase family protein: protein MRASLSALEHYDRCAEAAAAQIMRHYSTSFSLATRLLQPRVRVDIRNLYAMVRTADEIVDAGLDPHDAAALLDAYETTVRNAPSQRFHADPVVHAYALSARRCGFQDEHIAEFFASMRCDLTRTSHTADSFKTYVRGSAEVIGLLCLDTFYAGAPRPTGVEEGAERLGAAFQKINFLRDLHEDSTVLGRAYFPTLREPDKLDEETKAAIIADIREDLVHARTAMDLLPLSSRVGVAAAAALFTELTDLLEATPAHEIMTTRVSVPTARKAVLISRAAAHAARKKG, encoded by the coding sequence ATGCGCGCATCTCTTTCCGCTCTGGAACATTATGACCGCTGTGCCGAAGCAGCCGCGGCTCAGATCATGCGCCACTACTCCACCAGTTTTTCCCTGGCCACACGGCTTCTTCAGCCACGGGTGCGCGTGGACATCCGCAATTTATATGCCATGGTGCGCACGGCCGATGAAATCGTCGACGCCGGGCTTGACCCCCACGACGCGGCCGCGCTTCTCGACGCCTACGAAACCACCGTCCGCAACGCCCCCTCCCAGCGCTTTCACGCCGACCCAGTCGTCCACGCCTACGCGCTCTCCGCGCGGCGCTGTGGGTTCCAGGACGAACACATTGCAGAGTTCTTTGCCTCCATGCGGTGCGACCTCACGCGCACCTCCCACACAGCGGACTCTTTTAAGACCTACGTTCGGGGCTCTGCAGAAGTCATTGGGCTGCTCTGCCTGGATACTTTTTATGCCGGTGCTCCTCGGCCCACTGGCGTCGAGGAAGGAGCGGAGCGCCTCGGTGCCGCGTTTCAGAAGATCAACTTTTTGCGGGATCTGCATGAAGACTCCACGGTGCTGGGCCGCGCTTATTTTCCTACGCTGCGTGAGCCAGACAAACTCGATGAGGAAACGAAGGCCGCCATCATTGCTGATATCCGCGAAGACTTAGTCCATGCCCGCACGGCCATGGACCTGCTTCCCCTTAGCTCCAGGGTGGGGGTAGCCGCAGCGGCGGCTCTTTTCACGGAGCTTACGGATCTCCTCGAAGCCACTCCAGCGCACGAGATCATGACTACCCGCGTCAGC
- a CDS encoding ABC transporter ATP-binding protein → MTTPTMTAAARAVDLFKQYGQGDTAVTALDHVDVEFARNTFTAIMGPSGSGKSTLMHTMAGLDSATSGSAFIGDTDMSQLSDKDITALRRDRLGFIFQSFNLVPTLTAAENITLPTDIAGNKVDKEWFDEVTSRLGLSERLNHRPAELSGGQQQRVACARALVSRPEIIFGDEPTGNLDSNSSAEVLDILRTAVDKDGQTVVIVTHDAKAASYADRVVFLADGRLVNELTNPTMESIHAVMAEIEG, encoded by the coding sequence ATGACCACCCCAACGATGACTGCTGCGGCTCGCGCCGTTGACCTGTTCAAACAATACGGCCAGGGAGACACCGCAGTCACCGCGTTGGACCACGTCGACGTTGAGTTCGCGCGCAACACTTTTACCGCCATCATGGGCCCTTCGGGCTCCGGCAAATCCACCCTCATGCACACCATGGCGGGGCTCGATTCGGCGACGTCCGGCTCGGCCTTCATCGGTGATACCGATATGTCGCAGCTCAGCGACAAGGATATTACGGCCCTGCGCCGCGACCGCCTGGGCTTCATTTTTCAGTCCTTCAACCTGGTGCCCACGCTGACCGCGGCAGAAAACATCACGCTGCCCACCGATATCGCTGGCAACAAGGTGGATAAAGAGTGGTTCGATGAGGTCACTTCCCGCCTAGGCTTGTCCGAGCGCTTGAATCACCGCCCAGCAGAGCTCTCCGGCGGCCAGCAGCAGCGCGTTGCCTGCGCGCGCGCCCTGGTGTCGCGCCCTGAGATCATCTTCGGCGATGAGCCGACCGGCAACCTGGATTCGAACTCCTCCGCCGAGGTGCTCGACATTTTGCGCACCGCCGTGGATAAGGATGGCCAGACCGTCGTTATCGTCACGCACGATGCCAAGGCCGCCTCCTACGCAGACCGCGTGGTCTTTCTTGCCGATGGCCGCCTCGTGAATGAACTCACCAACCCAACCATGGAGTCCATCCACGCCGTGATGGCAGAAATCGAGGGCTAA